The region CCCCGGCCTGCCGTACTGACCACGGCCGTACGATCCGGAACGTCCGCACCCCCAGTCGGCGAGGTGCGGCGGTTGTCACTGGCCGGGCATCAGTTCTGGTTCGATCCGAAGATCGTCGGCTCACCGATCTCATACGGTTCGCAGATCAAGACGCCCTCGATTCGGCCGCGCCCTCGCATCTGCCCATCCCGAGTGAACAAGACCTCGGCACCGGCATGGATCGCCGAAGCGACGTGAATGGCGTCCGGAGTCTTCAACCGGTACGTGTAAGCGATCTCCCGAGCCTTGAGGCCGACTCCGCGGCTGAACTCCACCGAAACCAAGCTTGGGCTGTCCAGCAGCGCGAGTGCCGCCTTGTCTCGTTGGGGCGGGTAAGGGTCAGCGTTGCCCCATCCACGCACCTCTACATACGACAACGTCGACACATAGAGGTCCAGCTTGCGCTGTCTGGCCAATTCCAGTGCCTGAACCACGTGCTCGTGACCGTCGTGGGCTTCGAGGACGCCTATCAG is a window of Microbispora sp. NBC_01189 DNA encoding:
- a CDS encoding PIN domain-containing protein — protein: MTPPSNPSSIYLDSNALIGVLEAHDGHEHVVQALELARQRKLDLYVSTLSYVEVRGWGNADPYPPQRDKAALALLDSPSLVSVEFSRGVGLKAREIAYTYRLKTPDAIHVASAIHAGAEVLFTRDGQMRGRGRIEGVLICEPYEIGEPTIFGSNQN